In Serratia marcescens subsp. marcescens ATCC 13880, a single genomic region encodes these proteins:
- a CDS encoding cupin domain-containing protein has protein sequence MSHVTEYDRKPVFSQYHRADMETIKSIKENGIEKLLGEVKNFRANEEMNRFIPEQARLAVSWVRLAKNEKLDVHVHPISSLYIICEGEAILLGDGVDRRAVPGDVICIPPGADHGFIGAGDNGYWGLSIQFEERGLYEDPSKPLVTFDQDPYAYYHQLKAHNARYIERYQDNKIFTAFAKDKTFSEAKKSLFLDYLQILSDQFQKMVLLRSALCEDVRFSRFFSEHLKEEFGHDEVLRNSRDNLQVREDAIFEALCIWFNHQMITLDNLEQAILVHFVIEGSAFVFYNNIKHVFDPSKQNHFEDHSEFDGDHQEVDKAFFKGMTEEQFQRVKAVLDKGWSMVEKQYARLAELIEA, from the coding sequence ATGAGCCATGTAACTGAATACGACCGTAAGCCCGTGTTTTCCCAGTACCACCGTGCTGACATGGAAACCATAAAAAGCATTAAGGAAAACGGGATTGAGAAGCTTTTGGGCGAAGTGAAGAATTTCCGCGCCAATGAGGAAATGAACCGCTTTATTCCCGAACAGGCACGCCTGGCAGTAAGCTGGGTGCGTCTGGCGAAAAACGAAAAGCTGGATGTGCATGTTCATCCAATATCTTCGCTGTATATCATTTGTGAAGGGGAAGCGATCCTGCTGGGAGACGGCGTTGACCGCCGGGCCGTTCCAGGCGATGTCATCTGCATTCCGCCAGGCGCGGATCACGGCTTCATCGGCGCGGGCGACAACGGCTACTGGGGGCTGTCAATCCAGTTTGAGGAGCGCGGGCTCTATGAAGATCCAAGCAAGCCGCTGGTGACTTTCGATCAAGATCCCTACGCTTACTACCATCAGCTTAAAGCGCATAACGCCCGCTACATCGAGCGCTACCAGGACAACAAGATCTTTACCGCATTCGCCAAGGATAAAACGTTCTCCGAGGCGAAAAAATCCTTGTTCCTGGACTACCTGCAGATCCTGTCCGATCAGTTCCAAAAAATGGTGCTGCTGCGTAGCGCACTGTGTGAAGACGTTCGCTTCTCACGTTTCTTCAGTGAGCATCTGAAAGAAGAATTCGGCCATGACGAGGTGCTGCGCAACAGCCGCGATAACCTCCAAGTTCGCGAAGACGCGATCTTTGAAGCACTGTGCATCTGGTTCAACCACCAGATGATCACGCTGGATAATCTGGAACAGGCTATCCTGGTGCACTTTGTCATCGAAGGTTCGGCTTTCGTTTTCTATAACAACATCAAACACGTGTTCGATCCGAGCAAACAGAACCATTTCGAGGATCACTCCGAATTCGATGGCGATCATCAGGAAGTGGATAAAGCGTTCTTCAAGGGGATGACCGAAGAACAATTCCAGCGTGTCAAAGCCGTACTCGATAAAGGGTGGAGTATGGTTGAGAAGCAGTATGCAAGACTGGCCGAACTGATCGAAGCATAA
- a CDS encoding lactate/malate family dehydrogenase produces the protein MKIVLLGFGGIGQETLNALLSTTERRGSVKEVVIICRNTEKYSAVCEDILDGLLAEALFSRHNRTSLPKIVVTDDYRHIEGAGVILCCYGVPSTFPMHDRQALLDDHVRLSEAIFSRAKPFIAPGCHIINAVNPVDSISYYIDKILLDSRCRVIGIGAAHNTARLLKSICRISGIDMQRIDARSLTVCGEHGAGLVPLLSQVTTDEGPLNQVLSAQALAQIVTDTRNQGLDIFHKMRRPPKYGPSASILILLERIIQRDETPCCGSVWLPELGVFMSWPLALRDDVFTPLSLMPNQDEQQQIHQAALKLKNIIQGFS, from the coding sequence ATGAAAATTGTTTTATTGGGATTCGGCGGCATTGGGCAAGAGACGCTAAACGCGCTGTTAAGTACGACTGAGCGACGTGGCAGCGTCAAAGAAGTCGTGATCATCTGCCGAAATACCGAAAAGTATTCAGCCGTTTGCGAAGATATTCTTGATGGCCTGCTGGCGGAAGCGCTCTTCTCACGCCATAACCGAACGTCTTTACCCAAGATTGTTGTGACGGATGACTACCGCCACATCGAGGGGGCTGGCGTGATCCTCTGTTGCTATGGCGTGCCTTCAACCTTTCCGATGCATGACCGCCAGGCGTTGCTGGACGATCACGTACGGCTCAGCGAGGCCATTTTTAGCCGAGCCAAACCCTTCATTGCTCCCGGCTGTCACATCATCAATGCGGTCAATCCGGTGGATAGCATCAGCTATTACATCGATAAAATCCTGCTCGACTCTCGCTGCCGGGTGATAGGTATCGGCGCCGCGCACAATACCGCCAGGCTGCTGAAAAGCATCTGCCGCATTTCCGGGATCGACATGCAGCGCATCGACGCGCGTAGCCTGACAGTCTGCGGCGAGCACGGCGCCGGGTTGGTGCCCTTGCTCAGCCAGGTAACAACCGACGAGGGACCGTTGAACCAGGTACTTTCGGCACAGGCGCTGGCGCAAATCGTCACCGATACCCGCAATCAAGGGTTGGACATATTTCACAAAATGCGGCGCCCTCCTAAATATGGCCCGTCCGCCTCCATTCTTATCTTGCTTGAGCGCATCATCCAACGGGACGAAACCCCCTGCTGCGGTTCGGTCTGGCTGCCGGAACTGGGCGTGTTCATGTCCTGGCCGCTGGCTCTGCGCGACGACGTCTTTACGCCGCTGTCGCTGATGCCCAATCAGGATGAACAACAACAAATCCACCAGGCGGCGCTCAAGTTAAAAAACATCATCCAAGGTTTTAGCTGA
- a CDS encoding cell envelope integrity protein TolA, with product MTTDQTRQTFRDLYMPLRPEYRFLSPLYGVLWCNNELAEKYYRFLGADHPIGQVARALFYRTDLVEFDVSKEVKNPFTWFSPSTLARLVAFMSSQRFTDNDIASLYQHVRDETDFHAAIEQQHRLSVQIRRLCDSVLQQFEDTKAQIAAAEREALSLGAHVKAQEKALNQILQQAENAAKAQPSRIPPLRTAIAALKAGKKALGKSAAENKEAQLLALNAEIAELEARVNAAQQEAVHQAGLLPDWQNAQAAVEHARRQKDEATLRASMLAESFTESTVARLQTEGFSADFIALHLPFNKYHRYLPRRVQDYVGIHCADRDSLLAELHSLCRLLIAASRTAGHDREVFHLLNAALWLKCKGNFGKLTAYMQQLRELSGELFGETATGETHFPDRCHDYYDREVYGRYFPPLCITKTCRPAPDSDVSFSDCGESSLRNFINVLVKNQASAQLDAGILKRSGLAVDPRVIAFYEKNPRLETIRSQEVHNQWAEIASSLNARDSRIKYLTPGKDAYCELAAGGNNMQHMLQALLGEADIATICRRIASSSGIDIRCDLSEFHPERHDLEDFTNVVRLEFDGKYVFHWYFLKQHFRCASADLFNEEENYVRQALAMLNDEMKQGRLNRDQFRALLSFHLKEKPVAQVKMIFDSLGATLVGDEMTFLMLGKLNSVDSMFEYCMNVLAIPTLAHSAPVSATVAAIIQGISPHPVIFDQRKNLIARIREAGVTPLLTLANRWEKESLEKV from the coding sequence ATGACGACCGATCAAACCAGACAGACTTTCCGCGATCTCTACATGCCGTTACGCCCTGAGTATCGTTTTCTTTCGCCACTGTACGGGGTGCTCTGGTGCAACAACGAACTCGCGGAAAAGTATTACCGTTTTCTTGGCGCCGATCACCCGATCGGCCAGGTAGCGCGCGCGTTGTTCTACCGTACTGACCTGGTCGAGTTTGACGTAAGCAAAGAGGTGAAGAACCCGTTCACCTGGTTTTCCCCCTCTACCCTTGCACGGCTGGTGGCTTTCATGAGCAGCCAGCGTTTCACCGACAATGATATCGCCTCGTTATATCAGCATGTACGAGATGAAACGGACTTTCACGCTGCCATTGAGCAGCAACATCGGCTTTCTGTGCAAATACGCCGGCTTTGCGACAGCGTGCTGCAACAGTTCGAGGACACAAAAGCGCAGATCGCGGCCGCAGAACGCGAAGCGCTCTCCCTCGGCGCCCATGTGAAAGCGCAAGAAAAAGCGCTGAACCAGATCCTGCAACAGGCGGAAAATGCCGCCAAAGCGCAGCCGTCACGGATCCCGCCACTGCGAACCGCGATCGCCGCGCTAAAAGCCGGTAAAAAAGCGCTGGGCAAGAGCGCTGCGGAAAATAAAGAGGCGCAACTGTTGGCGCTCAATGCCGAAATCGCCGAACTGGAAGCACGCGTGAATGCGGCGCAGCAAGAAGCCGTGCATCAAGCCGGCCTGCTCCCCGACTGGCAAAACGCGCAGGCCGCCGTCGAACATGCCCGCCGGCAAAAAGATGAAGCCACCTTGCGCGCCAGCATGCTGGCGGAAAGTTTTACCGAAAGCACCGTCGCACGGCTGCAAACTGAGGGATTCAGCGCCGACTTCATTGCATTGCATCTGCCTTTCAACAAGTATCACCGCTATCTGCCGCGACGTGTGCAGGATTACGTCGGTATCCACTGTGCAGATCGCGACAGCTTGCTGGCCGAGTTGCACAGTTTATGTCGTTTACTGATCGCGGCCAGCCGCACCGCCGGGCACGACAGAGAGGTGTTTCATTTGCTCAACGCGGCGCTGTGGCTGAAATGCAAGGGTAACTTCGGCAAGTTGACCGCCTACATGCAGCAACTGCGGGAGCTGAGCGGGGAGCTGTTCGGCGAAACGGCGACGGGCGAGACGCACTTCCCCGATCGCTGCCATGACTACTACGATCGCGAAGTGTACGGCCGCTATTTTCCGCCGCTGTGCATCACCAAAACCTGCCGCCCCGCGCCGGATTCTGACGTCTCGTTCTCAGATTGCGGGGAGAGTTCGCTGCGCAACTTCATCAATGTCCTGGTGAAAAACCAAGCAAGCGCGCAGCTTGACGCCGGAATACTCAAACGCAGCGGCCTGGCTGTCGATCCGCGCGTCATCGCGTTCTATGAAAAAAACCCTCGTTTGGAAACGATCAGAAGCCAGGAAGTACATAACCAGTGGGCTGAAATTGCCTCATCACTCAATGCGCGCGACAGCCGAATCAAATACCTGACGCCAGGCAAAGACGCCTATTGCGAGTTGGCCGCCGGCGGCAACAACATGCAGCATATGCTGCAAGCGCTATTGGGCGAAGCTGATATCGCCACCATTTGCCGCCGAATCGCCTCCTCTTCCGGCATCGATATTCGTTGCGATCTCAGCGAATTCCACCCGGAACGGCACGATCTGGAAGACTTCACCAACGTTGTTCGCCTTGAATTCGACGGCAAATATGTCTTTCACTGGTATTTCCTCAAACAGCATTTCCGCTGCGCTTCGGCAGATCTGTTCAACGAAGAGGAAAATTATGTACGCCAGGCACTCGCCATGCTGAATGACGAGATGAAACAGGGCCGTCTGAATCGCGACCAGTTCCGCGCACTGCTCAGTTTCCATCTGAAAGAGAAACCCGTGGCGCAAGTCAAAATGATATTCGACAGCCTTGGCGCTACCCTCGTCGGAGATGAAATGACGTTCTTGATGTTGGGTAAATTGAACTCCGTCGATTCCATGTTTGAATACTGCATGAACGTTCTGGCGATTCCAACGCTGGCGCATAGCGCGCCAGTCTCGGCGACTGTCGCCGCGATTATTCAAGGCATCAGCCCGCATCCGGTTATCTTCGATCAGCGGAAAAATCTCATCGCGAGGATTAGAGAGGCCGGAGTGACGCCGTTACTCACTCTGGCTAACCGATGGGAAAAGGAAAGTTTGGAAAAGGTGTAA
- a CDS encoding MDR family MFS transporter, which produces MRSTFIPYFPKEIWVIFIGTFLTRACFFMIWPFITILMRNNYAMTPVEIGVMMSVSLIVSISFGYLFGGASDKYGRRTLIILGAIAAIISFSVLALANSPAWYFVGILLNGISRSLIEPASKAVIGDILHDRQERERALNIRYFLMNVGAAVGPLVGVALGLTAQKATFFVTALSFLCYLLLVLAVFKAGHGKETRNATFSFIGSLRIIWNDQAFKVLVVANILVMLVYGQIDVTLPQYLMISQVHNPEYLLSVLIFINAATVITLQYFTERFTRRMSLALKTSLGVFFLALSQIVFLLVSSESWGLWLVAMFLLSLGEVILFPTLNIQIDRMAPANLKGAYFGAATFYEFGLALAPFVGGLLLKQGGGGALYAVMFFLCIGVIVLYTISERISEKRTITV; this is translated from the coding sequence TTGAGGTCAACATTCATCCCTTATTTCCCAAAAGAAATATGGGTTATCTTTATCGGGACGTTTTTGACGCGCGCCTGCTTTTTCATGATTTGGCCATTCATTACCATTCTCATGAGAAATAACTACGCGATGACTCCGGTGGAAATCGGCGTCATGATGAGCGTATCACTTATCGTGTCTATTTCTTTCGGCTATCTCTTCGGTGGCGCTTCAGACAAATATGGCCGTCGCACGTTGATTATTCTCGGTGCAATTGCCGCTATCATTTCATTTAGCGTACTTGCGTTGGCCAACTCACCGGCGTGGTATTTTGTCGGCATTTTACTCAATGGCATTTCGCGCTCATTGATCGAACCCGCCAGCAAAGCGGTGATCGGCGATATTCTCCATGACAGGCAAGAGCGAGAACGCGCGTTGAACATCCGCTACTTCCTGATGAACGTGGGCGCAGCCGTAGGCCCATTAGTGGGTGTCGCTCTCGGGCTGACGGCGCAGAAGGCCACCTTCTTCGTCACCGCATTGTCGTTCCTTTGCTATTTGCTGCTGGTGCTCGCGGTATTCAAAGCGGGGCACGGTAAAGAAACGCGCAACGCCACCTTCTCGTTCATTGGCTCTTTGCGGATTATCTGGAACGATCAGGCGTTCAAGGTTTTGGTTGTCGCCAACATTTTGGTGATGCTAGTCTACGGGCAGATCGACGTGACGCTGCCGCAATACCTCATGATCAGCCAGGTGCACAACCCCGAATACCTGCTCAGCGTGCTGATATTCATCAATGCAGCCACGGTGATAACGCTGCAGTATTTCACCGAGCGCTTTACCCGTCGCATGTCATTGGCACTGAAAACCAGCCTGGGCGTGTTCTTTCTCGCGCTTTCACAAATTGTCTTCCTGCTGGTTTCCAGTGAAAGCTGGGGGCTGTGGTTGGTCGCCATGTTCCTGCTCAGCCTCGGCGAAGTCATCCTGTTCCCTACGCTCAATATACAAATTGATCGTATGGCGCCGGCTAACCTAAAAGGGGCTTACTTCGGTGCCGCCACGTTTTACGAATTTGGCCTGGCGCTCGCCCCTTTTGTCGGCGGTTTGCTGTTAAAACAAGGTGGCGGTGGCGCCCTGTATGCCGTGATGTTCTTTTTATGCATCGGCGTCATCGTTCTTTATACTATTTCAGAAAGAATATCTGAGAAAAGAACGATAACCGTGTGA
- a CDS encoding YhdT family protein — MDKRFIQAHREARWALGLTLLYLLAWGLAAYLPDSAIGVTGLPHWFEMACLLVPLLFIGLCWLMVRTVFRDISLEDRDAN; from the coding sequence ATGGACAAACGCTTTATTCAGGCGCACCGCGAAGCGCGCTGGGCGCTGGGGCTGACGCTGCTCTACCTGCTGGCCTGGGGGCTGGCGGCCTACCTGCCGGACAGCGCCATCGGCGTCACCGGACTGCCGCACTGGTTCGAAATGGCCTGCCTGCTGGTGCCGCTGCTGTTCATCGGCCTGTGCTGGCTGATGGTGCGCACGGTGTTCCGCGACATTTCGCTGGAGGACCGCGATGCAAACTGA
- the panF gene encoding sodium/pantothenate symporter, with amino-acid sequence MQTEVILPLVAYLLLVFGLSVYAYRRRQNGNFLSEYFLGNRSMGGFVLAMTLTATYISASSFIGGPGAAYKYGLGWVLLAMIQLPAVWLSLGVLGKKFAILARRYNAITLNDMLYGRYQSRLLVWLASLSLLVAFLGAMTVQFIGGARLLETAAGIPYDTGLLIFGISIALYTAFGGFRASVLNDAMQGLVMLIGTVLLLVAVIHAAGGLDSAVSKLQQIDPALVSPQGGDQILSLPFMASFWILVCFGVIGLPHTAVRCISYKDSKAVHRGILLGTVVVAVLMFGMHLAGALGRAVLPDLKIPDQVIPTLMITVLPPYAAGIFLAAPMAAIMSTINAQLLQSSATIIKDLYLGVRPQQIHNERLIKRFSSLTTLILGLLVLLAAWRPPEMIIWLNLLAFGGLEAVFLWPLVLGLYWERANAQGALSSMVSGAVCYTLLASFNLQPAGLHPIVPSLLLSLLAFYLGNVVGEKRRAASSLPS; translated from the coding sequence ATGCAAACTGAAGTGATCCTGCCGCTGGTCGCCTACCTGTTGCTGGTGTTCGGCCTGTCGGTGTACGCCTATCGGCGCCGCCAGAACGGAAACTTCCTCAGCGAATATTTCCTCGGCAACCGCTCGATGGGCGGCTTTGTGCTGGCGATGACCCTGACCGCCACCTACATCAGCGCCAGTTCGTTTATCGGCGGGCCTGGCGCCGCCTACAAATATGGCCTGGGCTGGGTGCTGCTGGCGATGATCCAACTGCCGGCGGTGTGGCTGTCGCTCGGCGTGCTGGGCAAGAAATTCGCCATCCTGGCGCGGCGCTACAACGCCATTACTCTCAATGACATGCTGTATGGCCGCTACCAAAGCCGCCTGCTGGTGTGGCTGGCCAGCCTCAGCCTGCTGGTGGCGTTCCTCGGCGCCATGACGGTGCAGTTCATCGGCGGCGCACGCCTGCTGGAGACCGCCGCCGGCATTCCTTACGACACCGGCCTGTTGATCTTCGGCATCAGCATCGCGCTGTACACCGCCTTCGGCGGCTTCCGCGCCAGCGTGCTGAACGACGCCATGCAGGGGCTGGTGATGCTGATCGGCACCGTGCTGCTGCTGGTGGCGGTGATCCATGCCGCCGGCGGACTGGACAGCGCTGTGAGCAAACTGCAGCAGATCGATCCGGCGCTGGTGTCGCCGCAGGGCGGCGATCAGATCCTCAGTCTGCCGTTTATGGCGTCATTCTGGATCCTGGTGTGCTTCGGGGTGATCGGCCTGCCGCACACCGCCGTGCGCTGCATCTCCTACAAGGACAGCAAGGCGGTGCATCGCGGCATTCTGCTCGGCACCGTGGTGGTGGCGGTGCTGATGTTCGGCATGCACCTGGCCGGCGCGCTCGGCCGCGCGGTGTTGCCGGATCTCAAGATCCCCGACCAGGTGATCCCGACGCTGATGATCACCGTGTTGCCGCCGTACGCCGCCGGGATCTTTTTGGCGGCGCCGATGGCGGCGATCATGTCGACCATCAACGCCCAACTGCTGCAGTCCTCCGCCACCATCATCAAGGATCTCTACCTGGGCGTGCGGCCGCAGCAGATCCACAACGAGCGGTTGATCAAGCGCTTCTCCAGCCTGACCACGCTGATCCTCGGCCTGCTGGTGCTGCTGGCGGCCTGGCGCCCGCCGGAGATGATCATCTGGCTCAACCTGCTGGCTTTCGGCGGGCTGGAGGCGGTGTTCCTGTGGCCGCTGGTGCTGGGTCTGTATTGGGAACGCGCCAATGCTCAGGGAGCGCTTAGCTCAATGGTGTCGGGTGCGGTATGCTATACGCTATTGGCCAGCTTCAACCTGCAACCGGCGGGGCTGCATCCTATCGTGCCTTCGCTGTTGCTCAGCCTGTTGGCGTTTTATCTCGGTAACGTCGTCGGCGAAAAGCGCCGGGCGGCGTCATCATTACCCTCTTGA